The Mus caroli chromosome 1, CAROLI_EIJ_v1.1, whole genome shotgun sequence genome has a window encoding:
- the Znf281 gene encoding zinc finger protein 281, whose amino-acid sequence MKIGSGFLSGGGGPGSSGGSGSSGSSGSASGGSRRAEMEPTFPQSMVMFNHRLPPVTSFTRPAGTAAPPPQCVLSSSTSAAPAAEPPPPPAPDMTFKKEPAASAAAFPSQRTSWGFLQSLVSIKQEKPADPEEQSSHHHHHHHHYGGLFTGAEERSPGLGGGEAGSHGVIQDLSILHQHAQQQPAQHHRDVLLSSGSRTDEHGNQEPKQDANVKKAKRPKPESQGIKAKRKPSASSKPLVGEGEGAVLSPSQKPHICDHCSAAFRSSYHLRRHVLIHTGERPFQCSQCSMGFIQKYLLQRHEKIHSREKPFGCDQCSMKFIQKYHMERHKRTHSGEKPYKCDTCQQYFSRTDRLLKHRRTCGEAIAKGAASAEPGSSNHNSMGNLAVLSQGNTSSSRRKSKSKSIAIENKEHKTGKTNESQMSNNINMQSYSVEMPTVSTSGSIIGTGIDELQKRVPKLIFKKGSRKNADKSYLNFVSPLPEVVGQKSLSGKPGGSLGIVSNNSVEPISLLQSTSGKQGPISSNYDDAMQFSKKRRYLPTASSNSAFSINVGHMVSQQSVIQSAGVSVLDNEAPLSLIDSSALNAEIKSCHDKSGIPDEVLQSILDQYSGKSETQKEDPFNLTEPRVDLHTSGEHSELVQEENLSPGTQTPSNDKTSMLQEYSKYLQQAFEKSTNAGFTLGHGFQFVSLSSPLHNHTLFPEKQIYTTSPLECGFGQSVTSVLPSSLPKPPFGMLFGSQPGLYLSALDATHQQLTPSQELDDLIDSQKNLETSSAFQSSSQKLTSQKEQQKNLESSTSFQIPSQELASQIDPQKDIEPRTTYQIENFAQAFGSQFKSGSRVPMTFITNSNGEVDHRVRTSVSDFSGYTNMMSDVSEPCSTRVKTPTSQSYR is encoded by the coding sequence ATGAAAATCGGCAGCGGGTTCCTTAGCGGCGGCGGCGGTCCCGGCAGTAGCGGTGGTAGCGGCTCCAGCGGCAGCTCCGGCAGCGCCAGCGGCGGCAGcaggagagcagagatggagcCCACCTTCCCCCAGAGTATGGTTATGTTCAACCACCGGCTTCCCCCGGTCACCAGCTTCACCCGGCCGGCGGGGACGGCCGCCCCTCCCCCGCAGTGCGTGTTATCCTCCTCTACCTCCGCAGCCCCGGCCGCTGAGCCCCCCCCTCCGCCAGCCCCGGACATGACTTTCAAGAAGGAGCCGGCGGCGTCAGCCGCGGCCTTCCCTTCGCAGAGGACCTCCTGGGGATTCCTGCAGTCCTTGGTGAGCATCAAGCAGGAGAAACCTGCGGATCCCGAGGAGCAGTcgtcccaccaccaccatcaccaccaccactatggGGGGCTGTTCACTGGGGCTGAAGAGCGATCACCAGGCCTAGGAGGAGGGGAAGCGGGGAGCCACGGCGTCATCCAAGACCTCAGTATTCTCCACCAGCATGCCCAGCAGCAACCGGCCCAGCACCACCGTGATGTATTACTGAGCAGCGGTAGCAGGACTGATGAGCACGGCAACCAGGAGCCAAAGCAGGACGCTAACGTCAAAAAGGCAAAGAGGCCAAAGCCAGAATCTCAGGGAATCAAAGCCAAGAGGAAGCCAAGTGCATCTTCCAAACCTTTGGTTGGAGAGGGAGAAGGTGCCGTCCTGTCCCCAAGTCAGAAACCTCATATCTGTGATCACTGTAGTGCTGCTTTCAGGAGCTCCTACCACCTGCGGAGACATGTCCTCATCCACACAGGCGAAAGGCCTTTCCAGTGCAGCCAGTGTAGTATGGGTTTCATCCAGAAATACCTACTGCAGAGACACGAGAAAATTCACAGCAGAGAAAAACCCTTTGGGTGCGATCAGTGCAGCATGAAGTTTATTCAGAAGTACCATATGGAGAGACACAAGAGGACACATAGTGGAGAAAAGCCATACAAGTGTGACACTTGCCAACAGTATTTTTCAAGGACTGACAGATTGTTGAAGCACAGGCGCACATGTGGTGAAGCCATAGCAAAAGGAGCCGCTAGTGCAGAACCTGGGTCATCAAACCATAACAGTATGGGTAACCTGGCTGTGTTGTCTCAGGGAAATACAAGTTCTTCAAGGAGAAAGTCGAAGTCGAAAAGCATAGCTATTGAAAATAAGGAACACAAGACTGGCAAAACAAATGAATCACAAATGTCAAACAATATAAACATGCAGAGTTATTCAGTAGAAATGCCTACTGTGTCTACCAGTGGGAGCATAATTGGCACTGGAATAGATGAACTGCAGAAAAGGGTGCCAAAATTGATCTttaagaaaggaagcagaaagaatgcagATAAAAGCTACCTTAATTTTGTGTCACCGTTACCAGAAGTAGTTGGGCAGAAATCCTTGTCTGGTAAACCAGGTGGCTCACTTGGCATCGTATCGAATAATAGTGTGGAGCCCATTAGTCTTCTCCAAAGTACAAGTGGCAAGCAAGGCCCGATAAGTAGTAATTATGATGATGCCATGCAGTTTTCAAAGAAGAGAAGATACCTACCAACTGCCAGCAGCAACAGTGCCTTTTCTATCAATGTAGGACACATGGTCTCCCAGCAGTCAGTCATTCAGTCTGCAGGGGTCAGTGTTTTGGACAATGAGGCGCCATTGTCACTTATTGACTCCTCAGCTCTAAATGCTGAAATTAAGTCTTGTCACGACAAGTCTGGAATTCCTGATGAGGTTTTACAAAGTATTTTGGATCAGTACTCTGGCAAATCAGAAACACAGAAGGAGGATCCTTTCAATTTAACAGAACCACGAGTGGATTTACACACCTCAGGAGAACACTCTGAATTGGTTCAAGAAGAAAATTTGAGCCCAGGCACCCAAACACCTTCAAATGATAAAACAAGCATGTTGCAAGAATACTCCAAATACCTCCAACAGGCTTTTGAAAAATCCACTAATGCAGGTTTTACTCTTGGACACGGTTTCCAGTTTGTCAGCTTGTCTTCACCTCTCCACAACCACACtttgtttccagaaaaacagaTATACACTACATCTCCTTTGGAGTGTGGTTTTGGCCAATCTGTTACCTCAGTGCTGCCATCTTCGTTGCCAAAGCCTCCTTTTGGGATGTTGTTTGGATCTCAACCAGGTCTTTATTTATCTGCTTTGGATGCTACACATCAGCAGTTGACACCTTCCCAGGAGCTGGATGATCTGATAGATTCTCAGAAGAACTTAGAGACATCATCAGCCTTCCAGTCCTCATCTCAGAAATTGACTAGCCAGAAGGAACAACAGAAAAATTTAGAGTCCTCAACGAGCTTTCAGATTCCATCTCAGGAGTTAGCTAGCCAGATTGATCCTCAGAAAGACATAGAGCCTAGAACAACGTACCAGATTGAGAACTTTGCACAAGCATTCGGTTCTCAGTTTAAGTCGGGCAGCAGGGTGCCAATGACCTTTATCACTAACTCTAATGGAGAAGTGGACCATAGAGTAAGGACTTCAGTGTCAGATTTCTCAGGGTATACAAATATGATGTCTGATGTAAGTGAGCCATGTAGTACAAGAGTAAAGACACCCaccagccagagttacaggtaA